A region of Haliotis asinina isolate JCU_RB_2024 chromosome 7, JCU_Hal_asi_v2, whole genome shotgun sequence DNA encodes the following proteins:
- the LOC137292083 gene encoding uncharacterized protein: MTVFVWDMFVAVMFCLLLHGRRSYCSLCGKAQLVHLPDFDNLFMNEHLLWNDQMDSVVACVSRCFFDTRCRSVQVDRISSRCSGHATAFASPTKIYPPASVSQHLRLYLLPRAFHFIGSACTIDGDCHVATSVCNDGLCTCQIGYWFSPSQQACVTECSTLGSGLVRYPGYAIWGHDVSIHSSLREASCPQLCTGTCPSIEFDGVNNLCIINNVPFLSVDAAYQGQHNLWVYYQRNCAT; the protein is encoded by the exons ATGACAGTTTTTGTCTGGGATATGTTTGTAGCTGTTATGTTTTGTCTGCTACTCCATGGACGCCGAAGCTACTGCTCTCTGTGTGGAAAAGCTCAACTTGTGCACTTACCTGACTTTGACAATTTATTCATGAACGAGCACCTGCTTTGGAATGACCAAATGGACAGCGTTGTGGCGTGCGTCAGTCGATGTTTCTTTGACACTCGCTGTCGAAGTGTGCAGGTTGACAGGATCTCCAGCAGATGCTCGGGTCATGCCACAGCCTTTGCCAGTCCTACCAAGATATACCCTCCAGCCAGTGTTTCACAGCATTTAAGGCTCTACCTATTACCAAGAG CCTTCCACTTCATAGGCAGTGCCTGTACCATTGATGGCGACTGTCATGTGGCAACCTCTGTGTGCAATGACGGACTGTGCACCTGTCAGATTGGATACTGGTTTTCACCCTCACAACAGGCCTGTGTCACTG AATGTTCTACCCTAGGATCTGGACTTGTTCGTTACCCTGGATACGCCATCTGGGGACATGATGTCAGTATACACTCATCGCTTAGAGAAGCGTCCTGCCCACAGCTTTGCACGGGCACCTGCCCAAGTATCGAATTCGACGGAGTCAACAATCTCTGTATCATCAATAACGTCCCGTTCCTCTCTGTGGACGCGGCATATCAGGGACAACATAACCTATGGGTGTACTACCAACGTAACTGTGCTACGTAG